A region of Thermococcus barossii DNA encodes the following proteins:
- the cyaB gene encoding class IV adenylate cyclase: MEVEVKFRVDFNSTKRAIESIGAAFVREEIQEDVYLSIPLPELLRVRRIGNLNRSFLTYKRIADPGRNEEFDELEVEVSSFETTLEILKRLGFKEDVVVKKRRLVYRLGDVTFELSEVEGLGAFLDIEVISDDVEEAKHKIWETARRLGLSKEDVEPRLYQELIREKMGRR, translated from the coding sequence ATGGAGGTAGAGGTTAAGTTCCGCGTTGACTTCAACTCCACCAAAAGGGCGATAGAATCCATCGGAGCGGCGTTCGTCAGGGAGGAGATACAGGAGGACGTTTACCTTTCCATCCCCCTTCCCGAGCTCCTGAGGGTAAGGAGGATAGGCAATCTAAACCGTTCTTTTCTGACCTACAAGCGCATAGCCGACCCGGGCAGGAACGAGGAGTTCGACGAGCTTGAGGTCGAAGTGAGCAGCTTTGAAACGACCCTTGAGATACTGAAGCGCCTCGGCTTTAAGGAAGACGTCGTGGTCAAAAAGCGGCGCCTCGTCTACCGTCTTGGCGACGTTACCTTCGAGCTGAGCGAGGTCGAGGGTCTTGGGGCCTTTCTCGATATAGAGGTCATCTCCGATGACGTCGAGGAAGCGAAACACAAAATCTGGGAGACCGCCCGAAGGCTCGGACTGAGCAAGGAGGACGTCGAGCCGAGGCTCTACCAGGAACTCATCCGCGAGAAAATGGGAAGAAGGTAA
- a CDS encoding redox-regulated ATPase YchF has protein sequence MEIGVVGKPNVGKSTFFSAATLVDVQIANYPFTTIDANVGVTYAIAEHPCRELGCNPNPQNYEYKDGLALIPIKMIDVAGLVPGAHEGRGLGNKFLDDLRMASALIHVVDATGKTDAEGQPTEHHDPVEDIEFLEREIDYWIYGILRKNWEKFAKRIKLQHLKLAQAIADQLTGIGVTEEDAFEAIHKLGLNNDPTKWSDEDLLAFVRELRKINKPIIIAANKADAAADAQIERLIRKGRSRGYIVVPTSAAAELTLRRAAKAGFIDYVPGSSDFKILRPMSPKQEKALQLIKEKVLDRFGSTGVQEVINRAVFELLNLVPVYPVEDEHKLTDGFGNVLPHVHLLPKGSTPRDLAYKVHTDLGKTFLYAVNARTHRRVGEDYELEFNDIIKIVATAR, from the coding sequence ATGGAGATAGGTGTCGTTGGAAAGCCAAACGTTGGAAAGTCGACCTTTTTCTCAGCGGCTACTCTCGTTGACGTTCAGATAGCCAATTATCCCTTCACTACCATCGATGCGAACGTTGGTGTAACGTACGCAATAGCGGAGCACCCCTGCAGGGAGCTCGGCTGTAATCCGAACCCCCAGAACTACGAGTACAAGGATGGCCTCGCGCTCATTCCGATAAAGATGATAGACGTGGCCGGTCTCGTTCCGGGGGCGCACGAGGGCCGTGGCTTGGGCAACAAGTTCCTCGACGACCTGAGGATGGCTTCTGCCCTAATTCACGTCGTTGACGCCACCGGCAAGACCGACGCCGAGGGCCAGCCCACGGAGCATCACGACCCGGTCGAGGACATAGAGTTCCTTGAGAGGGAGATAGACTACTGGATATACGGCATCCTCAGGAAGAACTGGGAGAAGTTCGCGAAGAGGATAAAGCTCCAGCACCTCAAGCTCGCCCAAGCCATTGCCGACCAGCTGACGGGAATTGGAGTTACGGAGGAGGACGCCTTCGAGGCCATCCACAAGCTTGGCCTCAACAACGACCCGACCAAGTGGAGCGACGAGGATCTGCTGGCCTTCGTCCGGGAGCTGAGGAAGATAAACAAGCCGATAATCATAGCCGCCAACAAGGCCGACGCGGCCGCCGATGCCCAGATAGAGCGCCTGATAAGGAAGGGCAGGAGCAGGGGGTACATAGTCGTGCCGACCAGCGCCGCGGCGGAGCTCACGCTGAGGAGAGCTGCAAAGGCCGGCTTCATAGACTACGTCCCCGGTTCGAGCGACTTCAAAATCCTCAGGCCAATGAGCCCCAAGCAGGAGAAGGCCCTCCAGCTGATAAAGGAGAAGGTTCTCGACCGCTTCGGCTCCACCGGCGTGCAGGAGGTCATAAACAGGGCAGTTTTTGAACTGCTTAACCTCGTTCCTGTTTACCCGGTCGAGGACGAGCACAAGCTCACCGACGGGTTCGGCAACGTCCTGCCACACGTCCATTTGCTGCCGAAAGGCTCAACGCCGCGTGACCTGGCCTACAAGGTGCACACCGACCTCGGGAAGACGTTCCTTTACGCGGTCAACGCCAGAACCCACAGGCGCGTTGGGGAGGACTACGAGCTGGAGTTCAACGACATCATCAAGATAGTTGCCACCGCCCGCTGA
- a CDS encoding PEGA domain-containing protein — protein MRKHLVVLIFILLTVFPGWALGFEFVRDVMREAYIPDFVEIDGTIYAIGISSNGSCDGYVSLLVFSKNGTLREWFYIPDIYVRADTWRWAGVSNWGRELLLIGPGCDPDWENYSYSWHVFVSGDEYRGLAHAGLLGRPVDLNGTVYTILYHRLLGSSIAIPGKTLPEEILAFPNVTLTSLSTDGRYLYASGHYWNGTVTWFKVAPSGALVSAVMVPDVSGNASVATVYAGEPLLLLALNNGTYVAMPESGGAIFIPGVELVDGEAVGNRTVLVGFKGSSGIVVYLEGDKAVVYQTEKPALLRISRNLVSGGSGGRFYLGTLDDTLEGSRRWEIDVINVSLNLPRFKPRRASHLGNIGGEISGRLKPAVGTVIVIGDTPEPEIYINGEFVGVGSVRLELPAGAYNLTIVDRKWPAFWYNGTLIVYPGQVRGVPIRLHLHGAWLRVVGTPENAYVYVDSQLVGRMGVKVPLGIGTHEVWVTGRGYEDFRTNITIEQSKNIVLNVTLRKLGVLELTSNVPGTMVYINGTLYGILYSTGMRLELPPGNYTIFATKLGYSNYTDRIELPPGETVSRRIVIEPSYGFINVTTDPPGAEIVLDGEVKGKSPALLKVAVGSHRLTLSKEGYESVEYNVTVWAGKTKTVSVELRKGRRVMSILAVAVLAAVGIILWQVRNRKA, from the coding sequence ATGCGGAAGCATCTGGTGGTTTTGATCTTTATCCTTCTAACTGTCTTCCCCGGCTGGGCCCTCGGTTTCGAGTTTGTGAGGGATGTTATGAGGGAAGCATACATCCCCGATTTTGTTGAGATTGATGGTACCATTTACGCCATCGGGATCTCGTCCAACGGAAGTTGCGATGGCTACGTGAGCCTGCTCGTATTCTCCAAGAACGGAACCCTCCGGGAGTGGTTCTACATTCCGGACATATATGTAAGGGCCGACACGTGGCGGTGGGCTGGCGTTTCAAATTGGGGTAGAGAGTTGCTGCTAATCGGGCCCGGATGCGATCCCGACTGGGAGAACTACTCTTACTCCTGGCATGTCTTCGTGAGTGGGGATGAGTACCGGGGCCTTGCTCACGCGGGCTTGCTGGGAAGGCCAGTGGATCTCAACGGGACTGTCTATACAATCCTTTACCACCGTTTACTGGGTTCCTCGATAGCGATTCCGGGTAAGACCCTTCCCGAGGAAATACTTGCTTTCCCGAATGTGACCTTAACGTCGCTCTCAACGGATGGAAGGTACCTCTACGCCTCTGGCCATTACTGGAACGGAACGGTCACGTGGTTCAAGGTGGCCCCAAGCGGGGCCTTGGTTTCGGCGGTCATGGTACCTGATGTTAGTGGTAACGCCTCGGTCGCGACTGTCTACGCCGGCGAACCACTTCTCCTTCTGGCGCTCAACAATGGTACGTACGTTGCAATGCCGGAAAGCGGTGGAGCCATCTTTATTCCCGGTGTCGAGCTCGTGGACGGTGAGGCTGTTGGAAATCGAACCGTTCTCGTAGGATTCAAGGGGAGCTCCGGTATCGTGGTTTACCTTGAGGGGGATAAGGCCGTTGTTTATCAAACGGAGAAGCCAGCCCTGCTGAGAATCTCTCGCAACCTCGTGAGTGGTGGTTCCGGTGGCCGTTTCTACCTTGGAACTCTCGATGATACCTTGGAAGGCTCCAGGAGGTGGGAAATCGATGTCATCAACGTCTCTTTGAACCTCCCGCGGTTCAAGCCCAGAAGGGCCAGTCACCTGGGCAATATAGGCGGGGAGATCAGCGGAAGGCTAAAACCGGCCGTCGGAACCGTGATTGTTATAGGCGATACACCAGAGCCAGAGATCTACATCAACGGGGAGTTCGTCGGAGTTGGTTCAGTTCGCTTGGAGCTCCCGGCCGGGGCATACAACCTGACGATAGTTGACCGCAAGTGGCCGGCGTTTTGGTATAATGGCACCCTCATAGTATACCCCGGACAGGTGAGGGGTGTTCCAATTCGTCTCCATCTCCACGGCGCGTGGCTCAGAGTCGTGGGAACCCCCGAGAACGCATACGTGTATGTTGACTCACAGCTCGTCGGGAGGATGGGCGTTAAGGTACCACTCGGGATAGGCACCCATGAAGTTTGGGTCACGGGGAGAGGATATGAAGACTTCAGAACCAACATCACCATAGAGCAGTCAAAGAACATAGTTCTGAACGTCACCCTCAGGAAACTCGGAGTGCTCGAATTAACGTCGAACGTTCCCGGGACAATGGTTTATATAAACGGGACCCTCTACGGCATACTCTACAGTACCGGGATGCGACTCGAACTTCCACCTGGGAACTACACCATCTTCGCCACGAAACTTGGGTACTCAAACTATACGGATAGGATTGAACTCCCCCCTGGAGAGACTGTGTCGAGAAGGATAGTTATTGAACCCTCCTACGGATTCATAAACGTCACAACGGATCCTCCGGGGGCTGAGATAGTCCTCGATGGTGAGGTAAAGGGGAAGAGTCCCGCACTCCTGAAGGTGGCAGTTGGTTCTCACAGGCTCACACTATCAAAGGAGGGCTACGAGTCGGTTGAATACAACGTCACCGTCTGGGCAGGGAAAACCAAAACCGTGAGCGTTGAACTCAGAAAAGGGAGGAGGGTCATGTCCATTCTCGCGGTCGCCGTGCTCGCGGCCGTTGGGATAATCCTTTGGCAGGTGAGGAACCGAAAGGCATAA
- a CDS encoding MBL fold metallo-hydrolase encodes MRALKVYVLVEDYSGYESPYLAQHGVSFLVEKGGKRILFDTGQSAGPILHNMGLLGIEPSSIDYVFLSHCHYDHTGGLLEMLRAIGKRILLIAHPDIFRRHFVTKPHLRDVGIPFRREEVEELAELYLTARPLEIVGGVYSTGEIRNREEFEREHIGVYTLRDGQVMEDNIMDDMSLVAKTPEGLVIVSGCSHAGIVSIVKHAVRLTGEKRVRAVVGGFHLIGASDERIERTVAEFKELGVEEVYTGHCTGLKAEAAFLKAYGERFHKLHSGMVIEL; translated from the coding sequence GTGAGGGCTTTGAAGGTTTACGTCCTTGTTGAGGACTATTCTGGCTACGAAAGCCCCTATCTTGCACAGCACGGGGTGAGTTTTCTTGTGGAAAAGGGCGGAAAGAGAATCCTCTTCGACACCGGTCAGAGCGCCGGGCCGATACTCCACAACATGGGCCTTCTCGGGATCGAACCGTCGAGCATCGACTACGTCTTCCTCTCCCACTGCCACTACGACCACACGGGCGGGCTTCTGGAAATGCTGAGGGCCATCGGGAAAAGGATTCTCCTGATAGCGCACCCTGACATCTTCAGGAGGCACTTCGTCACGAAACCCCACCTCAGGGACGTCGGGATTCCCTTCAGGAGGGAGGAAGTCGAGGAACTGGCAGAGCTATACCTCACAGCGAGGCCCCTTGAGATAGTAGGGGGTGTTTACTCCACCGGAGAAATCCGGAACCGGGAGGAGTTCGAGCGGGAGCACATTGGAGTATACACGCTGAGGGACGGCCAGGTGATGGAGGATAACATCATGGACGACATGAGCCTCGTTGCCAAAACGCCCGAGGGGCTGGTAATCGTGAGCGGCTGCAGTCACGCCGGAATAGTGAGCATCGTGAAGCACGCGGTGAGGCTCACGGGGGAAAAGCGAGTGCGGGCCGTTGTGGGCGGCTTCCACCTCATAGGGGCCAGCGACGAGAGGATAGAGAGAACGGTGGCGGAGTTCAAGGAACTCGGCGTTGAGGAGGTCTACACCGGCCACTGCACCGGACTGAAGGCCGAGGCGGCCTTTCTGAAGGCCTACGGCGAGCGCTTCCACAAGCTCCACTCAGGGATGGTCATCGAGCTCTGA
- the corA gene encoding magnesium/cobalt transporter CorA has product MGEEEKPKITVIAYSKDKFLSRKVPSMRNVLEIEGYDVVWANVDTLEAVPEIMEVLGIHDRPMKVLRRASTHARVFVFPDYLFLILHQVYEIDNGLKRERMGLLLKGNLVVTVQEIPGDVFDPIRESIREGEGLFRERGADYLLFALLEAIVENYVPIIEKISSKMESLEARILSKGGEGVLHRIHGLRREILFMRRTIFPLLEAFRKLELEGGRFFTEETQGYIGELHDHVLEVLEILEGQRELANSLVELYYSTISMKTNDIIRILTVVSTIFIPLTFITGLYGMNFRYMPELYWRYGYPFVLLLMLTIAVGMLLYFRKKGWI; this is encoded by the coding sequence ATGGGGGAGGAAGAGAAGCCCAAGATAACGGTCATTGCGTACTCGAAGGACAAGTTCCTCAGCAGAAAGGTCCCGAGCATGAGAAACGTTCTCGAAATCGAGGGCTACGACGTCGTCTGGGCAAACGTGGACACCCTTGAGGCCGTTCCGGAGATAATGGAAGTCCTGGGCATACACGACCGGCCGATGAAGGTTCTTCGGAGGGCGAGCACCCACGCGAGGGTCTTTGTCTTTCCAGACTACCTGTTCCTCATTCTGCACCAGGTCTACGAGATAGACAACGGGCTGAAGAGGGAGAGGATGGGCCTCCTGCTCAAGGGCAACCTCGTGGTGACGGTTCAGGAGATACCGGGGGACGTCTTCGACCCCATCAGGGAAAGCATCCGTGAGGGTGAGGGGCTCTTCAGGGAGCGCGGTGCCGACTATCTGCTCTTTGCCCTCCTCGAAGCGATAGTTGAGAACTACGTTCCGATAATAGAGAAGATAAGCTCCAAGATGGAGTCACTGGAGGCGCGGATACTGTCGAAAGGCGGGGAGGGAGTTCTCCACAGGATACACGGCCTCAGAAGGGAGATACTGTTCATGCGCCGCACGATATTTCCCCTGCTGGAGGCCTTCCGGAAGCTTGAGCTGGAGGGAGGGAGATTCTTCACCGAGGAAACACAGGGTTACATCGGGGAGCTTCACGACCACGTCCTTGAGGTGCTGGAGATACTCGAGGGCCAGAGGGAGCTCGCCAACAGCCTCGTGGAGCTGTACTACTCGACCATCTCGATGAAGACCAACGACATAATCCGTATTCTGACTGTCGTCTCCACGATATTCATCCCCCTGACCTTCATAACCGGCCTCTACGGGATGAACTTCCGGTACATGCCGGAACTCTACTGGCGGTACGGCTACCCATTCGTGCTCCTGCTGATGCTGACCATAGCCGTTGGAATGCTCCTCTACTTCAGAAAGAAGGGGTGGATTTAG
- a CDS encoding cysteate racemase: MAEKVIGILGGMGPLATAELFRRIVEKTPVKCDQEHPRIIIYNNPKIPDRTAFILGKGEDPRSELIDSARKLESWGADFIIMPCNTAHFFAETIQGAINIPLVSMVEETAEAVRRMGLRKVGLLATDGTIKGLVYHRALMARGVEIAVPGRKDQGLVMRAIYDGVKAGNLELGRKLLLDVARRLERRVDGIIAGCTEVSVALKPEDLKVPLIDPMDVIAERAVKLALGLDDL, encoded by the coding sequence ATGGCCGAGAAGGTCATCGGAATCCTAGGGGGTATGGGGCCGCTGGCAACGGCCGAGCTCTTCAGGCGGATAGTCGAGAAGACCCCCGTAAAGTGCGACCAGGAGCACCCGAGGATAATCATCTACAACAACCCGAAGATACCGGACAGGACGGCCTTCATACTGGGGAAGGGGGAGGACCCGAGATCCGAGCTCATAGACAGCGCGCGAAAGCTCGAAAGCTGGGGCGCGGACTTCATCATAATGCCCTGCAACACCGCCCATTTCTTCGCCGAGACGATTCAGGGGGCGATAAACATCCCCCTCGTAAGCATGGTTGAAGAAACGGCGGAAGCGGTTAGGAGGATGGGCCTCAGGAAGGTCGGTCTCCTCGCGACGGATGGCACGATAAAGGGGCTCGTCTACCACAGGGCACTTATGGCCCGTGGCGTGGAGATTGCCGTTCCGGGCAGGAAGGACCAGGGGCTCGTTATGAGGGCGATATACGACGGTGTCAAGGCCGGGAACCTGGAGCTGGGGAGGAAACTTCTCCTGGACGTGGCCAGAAGGCTTGAACGCAGGGTTGATGGGATAATAGCCGGCTGTACGGAGGTCAGCGTTGCTCTGAAGCCTGAAGACCTCAAAGTCCCGCTCATTGATCCAATGGATGTCATAGCTGAAAGGGCGGTAAAGCTCGCACTTGGCCTCGATGACCTCTAA
- a CDS encoding cupin domain-containing protein, which translates to MKAEIKNLIDRGTYMKLPLFEGELPEGSYAQIVEVKPGQTVRRHYHLHQYELFYIISGEAKLGIGETEYPAKPGDIFLVKPKTVHWVINESDEPFRLFVVKLNYRGDDSVWLEE; encoded by the coding sequence ATGAAGGCCGAAATCAAGAACCTCATAGACCGCGGGACCTACATGAAGCTCCCGCTCTTTGAAGGAGAACTGCCCGAGGGAAGCTACGCCCAGATAGTTGAAGTCAAGCCGGGGCAGACGGTTAGGAGGCACTACCACCTCCACCAGTACGAGCTGTTCTACATCATAAGCGGCGAGGCCAAGCTGGGGATAGGTGAAACGGAATACCCTGCAAAGCCCGGCGATATCTTCTTGGTAAAGCCAAAAACCGTCCACTGGGTTATCAACGAGAGCGATGAACCCTTCAGGCTCTTCGTGGTGAAGCTGAACTACCGCGGCGACGACTCGGTGTGGCTGGAGGAGTAA
- a CDS encoding TldD/PmbA family protein: MEALERALEWAEESLKAEYIELRYEDLKKTTLGLKDGVFTSFTGKLHRGVAIRVLADGAWGFASTSELDNLEKKIEEAYKLARAAAQTKREKIQLAEIEPAQDFVKSRMKVKPREVDIEEKVAHLRELEKLLKEDSAVKSVQIRYEDGGGQKILLTNEGTRIEWDYNYLYQGTYVTGKAEGKLAMARDSIGAVDYGWELMSEIEPNEKVTERLLRKMHSQLKGVAPKRGEWPIVAGPIVVGIIAHEALGHLAEADLTINSPFKDLIGKQIAPEYVTMSERYVEGGFGNDRYDDEGVPVKDIHIIENGILKEIMLNREYAHKWGMEPNGHARAESYRYPPIIRMRNTVFEPGDYSFEELIEDIKFGYYVVDFRGGQAQLNSAFQVGIQEGYVIRNGEIAEPIRDTSITGVAIEALKKISAVGRDFGLEVGFCGKGQTAFVSSGGPHMRFDGGILIG, from the coding sequence ATGGAGGCACTCGAAAGGGCCCTTGAGTGGGCTGAGGAAAGCCTGAAGGCCGAGTACATAGAGCTCCGCTACGAGGATTTGAAGAAGACCACCCTTGGCCTTAAGGACGGCGTTTTCACCAGCTTTACAGGGAAGCTCCACAGGGGGGTCGCCATCAGAGTTCTGGCGGATGGAGCGTGGGGCTTCGCCTCGACCAGCGAGCTGGACAACCTTGAGAAGAAAATTGAAGAGGCCTACAAGCTCGCTAGGGCTGCTGCTCAAACGAAGAGGGAGAAAATCCAGCTGGCCGAGATTGAGCCAGCTCAAGACTTCGTGAAGAGCAGGATGAAGGTCAAACCGAGGGAAGTGGACATCGAGGAGAAAGTTGCCCATCTGAGGGAGCTGGAAAAGCTCCTCAAGGAAGACAGCGCCGTCAAGAGCGTTCAGATACGCTACGAGGACGGCGGTGGGCAAAAAATCCTCCTCACTAACGAGGGAACGCGCATAGAGTGGGACTATAACTACCTCTACCAGGGAACCTACGTCACCGGAAAGGCAGAGGGTAAGCTCGCTATGGCGAGGGACAGCATTGGAGCGGTGGACTACGGCTGGGAGCTCATGAGCGAGATAGAGCCGAACGAGAAGGTCACCGAGAGGCTCCTCAGGAAGATGCACAGCCAGCTGAAAGGAGTGGCCCCGAAGCGCGGTGAGTGGCCGATTGTTGCTGGGCCAATCGTCGTTGGAATCATCGCCCACGAAGCTTTGGGACACCTCGCGGAGGCGGACTTAACGATAAACTCGCCCTTCAAGGACCTCATCGGCAAGCAGATTGCTCCTGAATATGTCACGATGAGCGAGCGCTACGTTGAGGGCGGCTTTGGAAACGACAGATACGACGACGAGGGAGTTCCTGTTAAGGACATACACATCATCGAGAACGGAATTCTCAAGGAGATAATGCTCAACCGCGAGTACGCCCACAAGTGGGGCATGGAACCCAACGGCCACGCGAGGGCCGAGAGCTACCGCTACCCGCCGATAATCAGGATGCGCAACACCGTCTTCGAGCCCGGTGATTACTCCTTCGAGGAGCTCATCGAGGACATCAAGTTCGGCTACTACGTGGTTGACTTCCGCGGCGGCCAGGCCCAGCTCAACAGCGCCTTCCAGGTCGGAATCCAGGAGGGCTACGTCATCAGGAACGGTGAAATTGCCGAGCCGATAAGGGACACCTCCATTACAGGCGTTGCCATCGAAGCACTCAAGAAGATTTCAGCCGTCGGCAGGGACTTCGGCCTTGAGGTCGGCTTCTGCGGCAAGGGACAGACGGCCTTTGTAAGCTCGGGCGGACCGCACATGCGCTTCGACGGGGGAATACTAATCGGGTGA
- a CDS encoding TldD/PmbA family protein, with the protein MENLIRYAEKFFDEVEIALYRSRDVSANVELNEISMASTRSGAVTIIRGIKDRRLGLAIVDSDEESRVKEAIEQAAKMAKLNSPDEKWVSLPEPGKYRERPKPNYELKEASPDKLVEMLGKAIKLAREKDGHVVVAGGEGGVGWEERHIINSHGIDVFQEGGAAFFFVELVGRKGDVVTPGIFDFDARRDLNLDVEGVVERAVRKVGWAYNVKASKNEEVPVILGPWAIAGLFSYALLPAFSGERLVKETTPLAGKVGERIASDVITLYDDPFHELAIEQTIADGEGVPTRKNILIEGGTFKGFVWDNYWAKVYGTESTGNGKRDLRSGGINIGFHNVVIERGRRSLEDMIAEIERGYFVDGFQGAHSSNPDNGNFAVTANPAFLIEDGEVVGSSVFLIAGNVYELLKQASEVSREQTVMPFMNTMITPFIKFENVKIAGK; encoded by the coding sequence ATGGAGAACCTCATACGCTACGCCGAGAAGTTTTTCGACGAGGTTGAGATCGCCCTTTACCGCTCAAGGGATGTCAGCGCGAACGTCGAGCTGAACGAGATTTCGATGGCCTCAACCAGGAGCGGTGCGGTAACGATAATCCGCGGAATCAAGGACAGGCGTCTCGGCCTGGCCATAGTGGACAGCGACGAGGAGAGCAGGGTTAAAGAGGCAATCGAGCAGGCCGCGAAGATGGCGAAGCTCAACAGCCCCGATGAGAAGTGGGTTTCCCTGCCGGAGCCTGGGAAGTACAGGGAGAGGCCAAAGCCCAACTACGAGCTGAAGGAGGCCTCGCCGGATAAGCTGGTGGAGATGCTCGGTAAAGCAATAAAGCTCGCCCGCGAGAAGGACGGGCACGTCGTCGTTGCGGGCGGAGAAGGGGGCGTTGGCTGGGAGGAGAGGCACATCATCAATTCCCACGGGATTGACGTCTTCCAGGAGGGCGGTGCCGCGTTCTTCTTCGTCGAGCTCGTCGGAAGGAAGGGCGACGTTGTAACGCCCGGAATCTTCGACTTCGACGCGAGGAGGGATTTAAACCTCGACGTCGAGGGTGTCGTCGAGAGGGCCGTCAGAAAGGTTGGCTGGGCCTACAACGTCAAGGCGAGCAAGAACGAGGAAGTGCCGGTTATCCTCGGCCCCTGGGCGATTGCCGGGCTATTCAGCTACGCCCTCCTGCCGGCCTTCAGCGGTGAGAGGCTCGTTAAGGAGACCACTCCCCTAGCTGGAAAGGTCGGGGAGAGGATAGCGAGCGACGTCATAACGCTCTACGACGACCCGTTCCACGAGCTGGCCATCGAGCAGACCATAGCGGACGGCGAGGGCGTGCCGACGAGGAAGAACATCCTCATCGAGGGCGGAACCTTCAAGGGGTTCGTCTGGGACAACTACTGGGCGAAGGTTTACGGAACCGAGAGCACCGGGAACGGGAAGCGCGACCTGAGGAGCGGCGGGATAAACATAGGCTTCCACAACGTCGTCATAGAGAGGGGCAGGCGCTCGCTGGAGGACATGATAGCCGAAATCGAGCGCGGTTACTTCGTGGACGGCTTCCAGGGTGCCCATTCAAGCAACCCCGACAACGGAAACTTTGCAGTTACCGCAAATCCAGCATTCCTCATCGAGGACGGCGAAGTAGTTGGCTCAAGCGTGTTCCTCATCGCTGGAAACGTCTACGAGCTTCTCAAGCAGGCAAGTGAAGTCTCAAGGGAGCAGACGGTCATGCCCTTCATGAACACGATGATAACGCCCTTCATAAAGTTCGAGAACGTGAAGATAGCGGGGAAGTGA
- the trm5b gene encoding tRNA (guanine(37)-N1)-methyltransferase Trm5b translates to MLGVKVHKREAEKVRRRLIELGVLAKGYAVKREGEFILFPITEPVEDFKLVEADFKKLERRPHSYREVVEVPEEVKPFLPSSFDIIGDIAIIELPEELMDYGNAIGEAILKVHRHIKAVFAKGSKVEGEYRVRGLIHLAGERRTETLHRENRIRLKLDVAKVYFSPRLATERMRIFEKMRPGEVVFDMFAGVGPYAILLARKAKLVFAVDLNPWAIKYLEENVRLNKARNVVPIFGDVRKVAGRVKADRVIMNLPKFADRFLREAMLSVKDGGVIHYYGFGPEEDLYSEHEAKIKAVARELGFTVEFLEERKVRPYAPRQFNIAIDFRVLK, encoded by the coding sequence ATGCTGGGGGTAAAAGTCCACAAGCGGGAAGCGGAAAAGGTTAGGAGAAGGCTCATAGAACTCGGCGTTCTGGCTAAAGGATACGCCGTCAAGCGAGAAGGGGAGTTCATACTCTTCCCCATCACGGAGCCAGTGGAGGACTTCAAGCTCGTCGAAGCCGACTTCAAAAAGCTTGAGAGAAGACCCCACAGCTACCGTGAGGTCGTTGAGGTTCCCGAGGAGGTTAAACCCTTTCTCCCGAGTTCCTTTGACATAATAGGCGACATCGCGATAATCGAGCTCCCTGAGGAGCTGATGGATTACGGAAATGCAATCGGCGAGGCTATTCTCAAAGTTCACAGGCACATAAAGGCCGTCTTCGCTAAGGGGAGCAAAGTTGAAGGGGAATACCGTGTGAGGGGGCTGATTCATCTTGCCGGCGAGAGAAGAACCGAGACACTCCACCGCGAGAACAGAATAAGGCTCAAGCTCGACGTGGCTAAAGTCTACTTCTCTCCCCGTTTGGCCACCGAGAGGATGAGGATTTTTGAAAAGATGCGCCCCGGAGAGGTTGTCTTTGACATGTTCGCCGGAGTCGGGCCGTACGCGATACTCCTTGCAAGAAAGGCGAAGCTCGTCTTCGCCGTTGATTTGAACCCCTGGGCGATAAAGTACCTTGAGGAGAATGTACGGCTGAATAAAGCCCGAAACGTCGTTCCGATCTTCGGCGATGTGAGGAAGGTGGCGGGTAGAGTCAAGGCGGACAGGGTTATAATGAACCTGCCCAAGTTCGCCGACCGCTTTCTGAGGGAGGCGATGCTGAGCGTTAAAGACGGTGGGGTAATCCACTACTACGGATTTGGGCCGGAGGAGGACCTATACTCGGAGCATGAAGCGAAGATTAAAGCTGTTGCGAGGGAGCTCGGCTTCACCGTCGAGTTTCTGGAGGAAAGAAAGGTCCGTCCCTACGCGCCCAGGCAGTTCAACATAGCGATTGACTTCAGGGTTTTGAAGTGA
- a CDS encoding EamA family transporter: protein MRLLPYTILATCILLGGTTQVLFKMGMNSIGPLEELLSFKTMIMIFTNKYILAGLMMYAVSSMLWLLGLSMLDVSFMYPLLSLAYVVTTILAFMLLNEPVRTTRWIGVVLVVLGSILIGINR from the coding sequence ATGAGGCTCTTGCCTTATACTATCCTTGCTACTTGTATCCTCCTAGGTGGAACTACCCAGGTTTTGTTTAAGATGGGTATGAACTCAATAGGCCCCCTTGAGGAATTGCTCTCTTTCAAGACCATGATAATGATATTCACAAACAAATACATTCTCGCAGGCTTAATGATGTATGCAGTATCCTCCATGCTTTGGCTGCTAGGGCTTTCAATGTTGGATGTGAGTTTCATGTATCCCTTACTCAGCCTGGCCTATGTCGTAACCACGATACTGGCGTTTATGTTGCTCAATGAACCTGTAAGAACCACTAGATGGATTGGCGTGGTGTTAGTTGTTTTGGGTAGTATATTAATTGGTATTAACAGATGA